A stretch of Desulfotalea psychrophila LSv54 DNA encodes these proteins:
- a CDS encoding glycoside hydrolase family 3 protein: protein MPISTEKKLGSLLMTGFIGEEISQCSSTVNDIKEHGLGGVILFDKCLATGSRKNNITSPEQMAKLTSDLQSCSAEPLLIAVDQEGGMVSRFRSAYGFSTSPSALMLGQQDDLEKCREAAEQTSQMLKDAGVNFNLAPVVDLDLTALNPIIGKYQRSFGDNAQTVIECALSWMSAHRKSGILSCLKHFPGHGSSLADSHRGFVDITESWDREELLPYKKIHQRTEIDAIMMGHLFHKNLDPLYPASLSKRIIDSLLRQEMNYQGLIISDDMQMGAITKYYGLEKACCRAICAGVDMVIIGNNISSDPKIVTKITDSLKNSIDQGLLSEARVDQAWQRVQGLKNKLHKGE from the coding sequence ATGCCTATATCAACAGAAAAAAAACTCGGCTCTCTCTTGATGACAGGTTTTATCGGCGAGGAAATCAGCCAGTGCAGCTCTACAGTTAACGATATCAAAGAGCATGGCCTAGGCGGAGTTATTCTCTTTGACAAATGTCTGGCAACAGGTTCCAGGAAAAACAACATCACATCGCCTGAGCAGATGGCAAAACTCACCTCCGACCTGCAGAGCTGTTCGGCAGAACCCCTTCTTATTGCCGTAGATCAGGAAGGAGGAATGGTAAGTCGCTTTAGGTCGGCCTACGGTTTTTCCACCAGCCCGAGCGCCCTTATGCTCGGGCAACAGGACGACTTAGAAAAATGCCGGGAGGCGGCAGAGCAGACCAGTCAAATGCTCAAAGATGCTGGAGTGAACTTCAATCTCGCACCGGTAGTTGACCTTGACCTCACCGCCCTAAACCCCATCATCGGCAAATACCAGCGAAGCTTTGGTGATAACGCGCAGACAGTGATTGAGTGTGCACTCAGCTGGATGAGCGCCCATAGGAAGTCCGGCATTCTCTCCTGCCTTAAACATTTCCCCGGGCACGGCAGTTCCCTCGCTGATTCGCATCGGGGCTTTGTCGATATAACTGAGAGCTGGGATAGAGAAGAGCTACTCCCCTACAAAAAAATCCACCAACGGACAGAGATCGATGCCATCATGATGGGGCACCTCTTCCACAAAAATCTCGACCCACTCTACCCGGCAAGTCTCTCCAAAAGAATAATAGACTCTCTCCTGCGCCAGGAGATGAACTACCAGGGATTGATTATTTCAGACGATATGCAAATGGGGGCAATAACAAAATACTATGGCCTTGAAAAGGCCTGCTGCCGAGCTATCTGTGCTGGAGTCGACATGGTGATCATTGGTAACAACATCTCCTCTGACCCCAAAATAGTGACAAAGATAACAGACAGCTTAAAAAATTCCATTGACCAGGGACTTCTGAGTGAAGCCAGAGTGGATCAAGCCTGGCAACGAGTTCAAGGCCTAAAAAATAAACTCCATAAGGGAGAATAA
- a CDS encoding HNH endonuclease, translating to MIENFDFDAVDEATIRRERAKARDLRKTRWWQQKTSSGLCYYCSKKVLYKDVTMDHLVPLARGGRSSKDNLVPCCKDCNNKKKNMLPLEWEAYQEGLAEKK from the coding sequence ATGATAGAAAATTTTGATTTTGATGCGGTGGATGAGGCGACCATACGCAGGGAACGGGCCAAGGCCCGTGATTTGCGGAAGACCCGTTGGTGGCAGCAGAAAACCTCTTCAGGACTCTGCTATTACTGTAGTAAAAAGGTGCTCTATAAGGATGTGACCATGGATCATCTGGTGCCCCTTGCCCGTGGTGGCAGGAGTTCTAAGGATAATCTGGTGCCCTGTTGTAAGGATTGCAATAATAAGAAAAAAAATATGCTTCCTCTGGAATGGGAGGCCTATCAGGAGGGTCTTGCAGAGAAAAAATAA
- a CDS encoding NINE protein: MHKTYHKPTHSIAMGYILWIFGFLGAHRFYYGRQISATIYFFTCGLFFIGWIVDLFLIPGMNEEADIRYNQGDIDFNLAWVLLTFLGLLGAHRMYMGKWITGIIYLLTLGLGGLGYIYDLWTLNEQISIKNGLAERQ, translated from the coding sequence ATGCACAAAACCTACCACAAACCAACCCATTCCATCGCCATGGGATATATTCTCTGGATTTTTGGTTTTCTGGGCGCCCACCGTTTTTACTATGGCAGACAAATCTCCGCCACCATCTACTTCTTCACCTGTGGTCTTTTTTTCATTGGTTGGATAGTGGATCTCTTCCTCATTCCCGGTATGAACGAAGAGGCCGATATTCGTTATAACCAAGGTGACATTGATTTTAATCTTGCTTGGGTCCTTCTCACCTTCCTTGGCCTGCTAGGAGCCCATCGCATGTATATGGGGAAATGGATAACGGGCATTATCTACCTGCTCACTCTGGGACTAGGCGGCCTTGGTTATATCTATGACCTATGGACCCTCAACGAACAGATAAGTATTAAAAACGGTCTCGCTGAACGGCAATAA
- a CDS encoding YihY/virulence factor BrkB family protein: protein MQNKILSAQRLQRIGTYLLQQTIIIIISTARGFKQNKLSLRSSALTYTTLLSLVPILAMSTAVVKGLGGGDQLRNVAYSYIQTLEKASPAAAPTDQGSDKSTFTTHLRSAVKQVFDYVDRTNFATLGSFGMAGIILSVILVFSHIETAMNAIWKVHSSRSIMRKLSDYVTLLVLMPISINIAFAASAFLKSPTLNSKIDIFVPFAWLQTLLFQFIPVFFIALTLYVIYLFFPNTKVKNLPAALGALLAGSLWFFVQNIYIGLQIGVGNYNAIYGSFATVPLFLIWMYLGWVFILFGAQFAFAIQNRKSYSLRPDNSSPALQLGAAFDIINLVHKNPLAITEIEGKLTDYSAELIKETITKLHRGTAIHIIEETYLVPTTPRKKISSPAIISIILGQEFENIIEKKTPTPL, encoded by the coding sequence AAAATACTCTCCGCCCAAAGACTTCAGCGAATCGGCACCTACCTTCTGCAGCAAACCATCATCATAATTATTAGTACCGCACGGGGATTTAAACAAAATAAACTCTCCCTTCGGTCAAGTGCCCTGACATACACTACCCTACTCTCTCTGGTACCAATACTTGCCATGAGCACCGCTGTAGTGAAGGGCTTAGGCGGAGGCGACCAACTACGAAATGTTGCCTATAGCTATATCCAGACCCTGGAAAAGGCATCGCCTGCCGCTGCCCCGACGGACCAGGGGAGCGACAAATCCACATTTACCACCCATCTCCGTTCAGCGGTAAAGCAGGTATTTGACTATGTGGACAGAACAAATTTTGCCACCTTGGGTTCCTTTGGCATGGCCGGCATCATCCTCAGTGTCATCCTGGTCTTCAGCCATATTGAAACGGCAATGAACGCCATCTGGAAGGTACACAGTAGCAGGTCTATAATGCGTAAGCTCTCAGACTACGTCACCCTTTTAGTCCTTATGCCTATTTCCATAAATATAGCCTTTGCCGCAAGCGCCTTCCTCAAAAGCCCCACACTCAACTCTAAAATTGATATTTTTGTCCCCTTTGCCTGGCTACAGACACTCCTCTTTCAATTTATCCCCGTCTTCTTTATAGCCCTGACTCTCTATGTTATTTATCTCTTTTTCCCAAACACCAAGGTGAAAAACCTTCCGGCAGCGCTCGGCGCCCTCCTTGCCGGCAGCCTTTGGTTTTTCGTGCAAAACATTTACATAGGTCTACAAATTGGGGTGGGCAACTACAACGCCATCTATGGCTCCTTCGCAACAGTACCACTGTTTCTTATCTGGATGTATCTGGGCTGGGTGTTCATCCTCTTTGGGGCTCAATTTGCCTTTGCCATCCAAAACAGAAAGAGCTACTCCCTCCGGCCCGACAACAGCTCCCCCGCACTTCAGCTAGGTGCAGCCTTTGATATTATAAATCTCGTCCACAAGAATCCACTGGCCATAACAGAGATAGAAGGCAAACTGACTGACTACTCAGCAGAACTCATAAAAGAGACCATCACAAAACTGCATCGCGGTACAGCCATCCATATCATAGAGGAGACCTATCTTGTCCCCACGACACCCAGAAAAAAAATAAGCTCCCCTGCCATCATCTCCATCATCCTTGGCCAGGAATTCGAAAATATAATAGAAAAAAAAACGCCAACACCCCTCTAA
- a CDS encoding ATP-dependent helicase: protein MNIDKTNFATADPSPIDLSGLNPAQHLAVTTTEGPVLVIAGAGSGKTRTLIYRVAHLLDKGVAPESILLLTFTRKASQEMVWRAGELLGENCSRVMGGTFHGVANMLLRQYGSHMGWGKGFTIIDRADAEGIINLLKSSLEMGKGDKRFPGKRIIINIISGSINKSTPMEELIHDQYGHLADHCADILRLGRHYHTFKRDNVLMDYDDLLVNWKLLLQESPEVRSMMSHRFRYVMVDEYQDTNLIQADIIRLLASEHSNVMVVGDDSQSIYSFRGADFYNIMRFPKEFPGAKLIKLEENYRSTQPILSLTNDLIANASEKYTKSLHSNIKGEQRPIVYGARDEQAEATFILARVQQHIRDGIDPSEIAVLFRSGFHSYKLEIGLGAAGIEFEKRGGLKLTEAAHMKDVLSFLRLLVNPRDNLSWNRVLLQLDRIGPKTAQKITTTIVPTFDPFLSLKNYPASKASVDIIAGLADLFRELRVTERTPAALYELVLNYYTPLFERLYSDDYPKREKDLEHFKGVIAGYDDLQKFIDDTTLDPPAPTADKTPDGKRMVLSTIHSSKGLEFDAVFVMGLAEGRFPHANTVGFGPQWEEERRLLYVAATRARKHLYLTYPRQMMTPDRQFKRVGMSPYLVELKDMLYERVEGSSTSSLSRPSRFAESNSPRPVGIPAGRRSRPAGLKRADLSLGTRVKHPFFGEGTVKKMPGGPAIEVEFEQYGTKALHLDYAKLELV, encoded by the coding sequence ATGAATATTGATAAAACAAATTTTGCAACAGCTGATCCCTCCCCCATTGATCTGAGTGGTCTGAATCCAGCCCAGCATTTGGCTGTGACCACCACCGAAGGGCCTGTTTTGGTCATTGCCGGTGCCGGAAGTGGCAAGACCCGCACCCTGATATACAGGGTAGCGCACCTCCTGGATAAGGGAGTGGCCCCGGAGTCTATCCTTCTTTTGACCTTTACCCGCAAGGCATCCCAGGAAATGGTTTGGCGTGCAGGTGAACTCCTGGGGGAAAACTGTTCCCGGGTGATGGGGGGTACATTTCACGGTGTCGCCAATATGTTACTTCGCCAATATGGCAGTCATATGGGTTGGGGCAAGGGTTTTACTATTATTGACCGGGCCGATGCAGAGGGTATCATTAATTTGCTGAAATCTTCTCTTGAGATGGGCAAGGGAGATAAGCGTTTTCCGGGAAAGCGGATCATTATTAATATAATCAGTGGATCGATTAATAAGTCTACCCCGATGGAAGAGTTGATCCATGATCAGTATGGACATCTGGCTGATCACTGCGCTGATATTTTGAGACTTGGCAGACATTATCATACCTTTAAGAGGGATAATGTCCTTATGGATTATGATGACCTGTTGGTTAACTGGAAGCTCCTGCTCCAGGAGTCGCCCGAGGTGCGTTCCATGATGTCCCATCGATTTCGTTATGTGATGGTTGATGAGTATCAGGATACCAATCTTATTCAGGCCGATATTATTCGATTGCTTGCCTCGGAACATAGCAATGTGATGGTGGTGGGGGATGATTCCCAGTCCATCTACTCCTTTCGAGGGGCAGACTTCTATAATATTATGCGTTTTCCCAAGGAGTTTCCTGGGGCCAAACTGATAAAGTTGGAGGAAAATTATCGTTCGACTCAGCCCATCCTCTCCTTGACCAATGATCTCATTGCCAATGCCTCGGAAAAATATACCAAGTCCCTCCACAGTAATATAAAAGGTGAGCAGCGGCCGATTGTTTATGGGGCTCGTGATGAGCAGGCCGAGGCAACGTTTATTCTCGCCAGGGTTCAGCAACATATTCGGGATGGGATTGACCCCTCGGAAATTGCCGTGCTCTTTCGTTCGGGCTTTCACTCCTATAAACTTGAGATTGGTCTGGGAGCAGCAGGCATTGAGTTTGAGAAACGTGGTGGGCTAAAACTTACTGAAGCCGCCCATATGAAAGATGTTCTCTCCTTTCTCCGCCTCTTGGTTAATCCCCGGGATAATCTCTCCTGGAATCGGGTTTTGCTCCAGCTTGACCGTATTGGTCCCAAGACAGCACAGAAGATTACCACAACTATTGTGCCCACCTTTGACCCCTTTCTTAGCCTGAAGAACTATCCTGCTAGTAAGGCCTCCGTGGATATTATTGCAGGTCTAGCCGATCTCTTTCGGGAGCTCCGGGTTACAGAGAGGACACCCGCGGCGCTCTATGAGTTGGTTTTGAACTACTATACACCTCTGTTTGAGCGCCTCTATAGTGATGATTATCCCAAGCGCGAGAAGGATCTTGAGCATTTTAAGGGTGTTATTGCTGGCTATGATGACTTGCAAAAATTTATCGATGATACCACCCTTGATCCGCCGGCACCCACAGCAGATAAAACCCCTGACGGTAAGCGGATGGTGCTTTCAACTATTCACTCTTCAAAGGGTCTGGAGTTTGATGCTGTCTTTGTTATGGGTCTTGCCGAGGGACGTTTTCCCCACGCTAACACTGTCGGTTTTGGCCCACAGTGGGAGGAGGAACGCCGTCTCCTCTATGTTGCCGCAACCAGAGCAAGAAAACATCTCTATTTGACCTATCCACGACAGATGATGACCCCCGATCGTCAGTTTAAGAGGGTGGGGATGTCTCCCTATTTGGTTGAGCTTAAGGATATGCTCTATGAGAGAGTGGAGGGCTCATCGACATCCTCTTTGAGCAGACCCTCCCGTTTTGCGGAGAGTAACTCTCCCCGTCCGGTGGGCATACCTGCAGGGAGGCGTTCAAGACCTGCGGGGTTGAAGAGGGCTGATTTGTCCCTTGGCACTCGGGTAAAGCATCCATTTTTTGGGGAGGGAACGGTGAAAAAAATGCCGGGTGGCCCTGCCATTGAGGTGGAGTTTGAACAGTATGGAACCAAGGCGCTCCATTTGGATTATGCAAAACTAGAGCTCGTCTAA
- a CDS encoding HP0495 family protein — translation MLIQNTDELKKKHPEIEYPCRWQYKVIGEDATLVKDAIVSICTDTSLEVTYSHTSSGGKYHSFNASIKVESEAMRLSTFESLKAHPSLKMVL, via the coding sequence ATGCTCATTCAAAATACAGACGAATTAAAGAAAAAACATCCTGAAATCGAATATCCATGCAGATGGCAATATAAGGTAATTGGCGAAGATGCCACCCTGGTAAAAGACGCCATCGTCAGTATCTGCACAGACACAAGCTTGGAAGTTACCTATTCGCATACCAGCTCTGGAGGAAAATACCACAGCTTTAATGCAAGTATTAAGGTAGAGAGTGAAGCAATGCGACTTTCAACTTTTGAATCTCTCAAGGCTCACCCATCTCTTAAAATGGTACTCTAA
- a CDS encoding hybrid sensor histidine kinase/response regulator: protein MEKVNCVFSESNSQLQAIVNGFSGMLIYVNKKLEVIWSSRGGVFLAADGKGANCCDLLRINTEHCVGCSVAKTIVDASVEVGVSAGLLRGEGGEDEDVIFEITSSPVQEKGHVVGAMLLVNNITERFHLEKRLRQTQKMEAIGTLAGGVAHDFNNVLTPILGYSEIIRLRMEQEGLLDSAMDGYLGEILSAAGRAQKLVEQILTFSCSAEQKISLQYGQPVIKEVSRLMRTMLPATIKINLDLDEDCGRISIDPVHLQQIIVNLCTNSGHAMEGRHGTLTISLVSEERDEGGEEWLEIIVADTGCGIEDVLLERIFEPYFTTREKEQGTGMGLAVVHGLVHSYGGRLRVESEIGCGTSFHVSFPVSEKAVLVEQVVSLSELQCGSADILLVDDDEQVVDVSAALLERLGYRVLPLTSARKALVLFLQDPSRFDLLITDLTMPDLTGVELCGEVRKVRPDLPVVLCTGYSEKISEAALGKVGINHCCLKPVSFKELARVVATVLAKGEFLL from the coding sequence ATGGAAAAAGTAAATTGCGTTTTTTCTGAGTCAAATAGTCAGTTGCAAGCTATTGTTAATGGCTTTTCAGGGATGCTGATATATGTCAATAAAAAGTTAGAGGTGATTTGGTCGTCAAGGGGAGGGGTCTTCCTGGCAGCAGATGGTAAAGGTGCTAATTGCTGTGATTTGCTACGAATAAATACAGAACATTGTGTCGGCTGCTCCGTTGCCAAAACTATTGTGGATGCATCTGTTGAGGTGGGTGTCAGTGCAGGTCTTTTAAGGGGTGAAGGTGGAGAGGATGAGGATGTTATTTTTGAAATAACCTCCTCGCCTGTGCAGGAAAAAGGCCATGTTGTTGGGGCAATGCTATTGGTAAACAATATTACCGAGCGTTTTCATTTAGAGAAGAGGTTGCGACAGACACAGAAAATGGAGGCCATTGGTACCCTTGCCGGTGGCGTTGCCCATGATTTTAATAATGTTCTCACTCCGATCTTGGGCTATTCAGAGATTATTCGTCTGAGGATGGAGCAGGAGGGACTACTTGATTCAGCCATGGATGGTTATCTGGGGGAGATATTGTCTGCTGCCGGAAGGGCTCAAAAGCTTGTGGAACAGATACTTACCTTTTCATGTAGTGCTGAACAGAAGATATCCTTGCAGTATGGTCAGCCTGTTATAAAGGAGGTCTCCAGACTTATGCGGACGATGTTGCCAGCGACTATCAAGATCAATCTTGATCTCGATGAAGATTGCGGACGTATCTCCATAGATCCCGTTCATCTACAGCAAATTATTGTTAATCTCTGTACAAATAGCGGCCATGCAATGGAGGGCAGGCATGGCACCTTGACCATTAGCCTGGTGAGTGAGGAGAGGGATGAGGGGGGGGAAGAGTGGTTGGAGATAATAGTTGCAGATACAGGCTGTGGTATAGAGGATGTTTTGTTGGAACGTATTTTTGAGCCGTATTTTACCACCCGCGAAAAAGAGCAGGGCACAGGGATGGGACTTGCCGTTGTTCATGGCCTGGTGCATAGTTATGGCGGGCGTCTCAGGGTGGAGAGTGAAATTGGCTGCGGCACTTCATTTCATGTCTCTTTTCCTGTTTCAGAAAAGGCGGTTTTGGTTGAACAGGTGGTGAGCCTTAGTGAGTTGCAGTGTGGCAGTGCTGATATTTTATTGGTTGATGATGATGAGCAGGTAGTGGACGTTTCTGCCGCTCTTCTCGAACGACTTGGTTATCGCGTTCTTCCCCTTACCTCTGCCCGCAAGGCCCTTGTTCTCTTTCTTCAGGATCCTAGCAGGTTTGATCTGTTAATTACAGACTTGACCATGCCGGATCTGACGGGGGTGGAGCTCTGCGGGGAGGTGAGAAAGGTGCGCCCTGATCTTCCCGTTGTTCTTTGTACAGGCTATAGCGAGAAGATTTCAGAGGCGGCCCTTGGTAAGGTAGGTATAAATCACTGCTGTTTGAAGCCTGTCTCTTTTAAAGAGCTTGCCAGGGTTGTTGCCACCGTCCTGGCTAAGGGGGAGTTTCTTTTATAA
- a CDS encoding bifunctional folylpolyglutamate synthase/dihydrofolate synthase — MSDISDQATIESRYQDALAFLDSLQFHKIKLGLAPMRDFLALFDNPEAKMKVVHVAGTNGKGSVCSSLVSVLAKGGYQLGLYTSPHLSSPRERFRINDEYISRADFACLTDRIRTRLAGRPITYFEFTTALAFLWFYERGVDLVVLETGLGGRLDATNVVRQPLLTIITSISIDHVAYLGDTIEAVASEKAGIIKEGVPVVCGSYDPKVVAVVAGFAREKKAPLYLAGRDFDAHWLAGASWDYQGEGFLADASLQAVENAKPGRIQAENGALVLTTLCLLKRHGFVVSEDELRSGLFSVSWPGRLEYLQLDRSPAPYLLDGAHNPAGIASLVEALALYSYRRLICVWGAMADKDIATGLNRIVPHVDLLCLTAVDSERAAEPAAMFALLTEDDRKKTTCFTSSSLALEYAERMAGKDDLILIAGSLYLMGELRPILVGELV, encoded by the coding sequence ATGTCTGATATTTCCGATCAAGCGACCATTGAAAGTCGCTACCAGGATGCCCTTGCCTTTCTGGATAGTTTGCAGTTTCATAAAATAAAACTTGGGCTTGCCCCCATGCGTGACTTTTTAGCTCTCTTTGATAATCCAGAGGCTAAGATGAAGGTTGTTCATGTAGCCGGGACAAACGGTAAGGGTTCAGTCTGTTCCTCGCTGGTCTCTGTCTTGGCAAAAGGTGGCTATCAGCTTGGCCTTTATACCTCGCCGCATCTGAGCTCCCCGCGAGAGAGATTTCGCATTAACGATGAGTATATCTCTCGCGCAGACTTTGCCTGTCTTACTGACCGAATTAGGACAAGGCTTGCCGGGCGGCCGATAACCTATTTTGAGTTTACCACTGCCCTTGCCTTTCTTTGGTTTTATGAGAGAGGGGTGGATCTTGTCGTCTTGGAGACTGGACTTGGTGGCAGGTTGGATGCAACCAATGTGGTGCGTCAGCCTTTGCTAACGATCATTACCAGTATTAGCATTGATCATGTGGCCTATCTCGGTGATACCATAGAGGCTGTTGCCTCTGAGAAGGCGGGTATTATCAAGGAGGGTGTGCCTGTCGTCTGTGGTAGCTATGACCCGAAGGTTGTTGCGGTGGTGGCGGGTTTTGCCCGGGAGAAAAAGGCCCCCCTCTATCTTGCCGGGCGGGATTTTGATGCCCATTGGCTGGCAGGGGCCAGCTGGGATTACCAGGGCGAGGGTTTTTTGGCAGATGCCAGTTTGCAGGCCGTGGAAAATGCCAAGCCAGGCCGCATTCAGGCAGAAAACGGTGCTCTGGTGCTCACTACCCTTTGCCTGTTAAAAAGGCACGGCTTTGTGGTTTCAGAGGATGAACTGCGGTCCGGGCTTTTCTCTGTCTCCTGGCCGGGCCGGTTAGAGTATTTGCAGCTGGATCGTAGCCCTGCTCCATATCTTTTGGATGGAGCTCATAATCCTGCCGGTATTGCCAGTTTGGTGGAGGCTCTTGCTCTCTATTCATATAGGCGACTTATCTGCGTCTGGGGCGCCATGGCCGATAAGGACATTGCCACGGGTTTGAACAGGATTGTCCCCCATGTTGACCTGCTCTGTTTGACAGCTGTTGACAGTGAACGAGCGGCGGAGCCAGCCGCCATGTTTGCCCTGCTCACAGAGGATGACCGGAAAAAGACGACCTGTTTTACCTCATCCTCATTAGCCCTTGAGTATGCGGAGAGGATGGCCGGCAAGGATGATCTTATTCTGATAGCCGGTTCTCTCTATCTCATGGGTGAATTACGGCCAATTCTTGTTGGAGAACTTGTTTAA